Proteins from one Congzhengia minquanensis genomic window:
- a CDS encoding V-type ATPase subunit, whose protein sequence is MKNLTKYGPMLAKVSVLNRGLLKSADYEELMNKTSVSEVASFLKNQTVYSVVLAGSNESLMHREELEERLNDAFAVDFEKIYSLEDAGNKKFLSYVFIRSEVEVLKNILRRIENGRPDITISVPSFYRRHYSIDVEKLAKSKSVREFLENLSGSRYEMQIRPHLTMEEHQNIFSVESALDMYYYTQIRKLTDELTNKADKNVIAQAVGAEIDALNLMWIYRLKKYFGTNKDLTYAFLIPNKFRLKKSEIIEFVQTETVADFLALAAKTPYGGLFSGGAEDVFLGHRYKNFVYNLHRKLQMEHPFTLTTEVSYLHFKEQEIKNITSIAEGIRYGLPPDRMKRYVVGYLGVE, encoded by the coding sequence ATGAAAAACCTGACGAAATATGGCCCAATGCTGGCGAAGGTGAGCGTGCTGAACCGCGGTTTGCTTAAAAGTGCCGACTATGAGGAACTGATGAACAAAACCAGCGTTTCCGAGGTTGCGTCATTTTTAAAAAACCAAACGGTTTATTCCGTGGTTTTAGCTGGCAGCAACGAGTCGCTCATGCACCGTGAGGAGTTGGAGGAACGCTTAAACGATGCGTTCGCGGTGGATTTTGAAAAGATTTACAGCTTAGAGGATGCGGGCAACAAAAAGTTTTTGTCGTATGTGTTTATCCGGTCTGAAGTGGAAGTTTTAAAAAATATTTTAAGACGGATAGAAAACGGGCGGCCGGATATTACCATCTCTGTTCCTTCGTTTTACCGCCGGCACTATTCCATTGATGTGGAAAAATTAGCAAAGTCAAAAAGTGTTCGGGAGTTTTTGGAGAATTTAAGCGGCTCGCGCTATGAAATGCAAATCCGGCCGCACCTCACTATGGAGGAGCATCAAAACATTTTCAGCGTGGAGTCGGCCTTGGATATGTATTACTACACGCAAATCAGAAAACTGACCGACGAGCTTACAAACAAGGCGGACAAAAACGTGATTGCACAAGCCGTCGGCGCAGAGATTGACGCGCTGAACCTGATGTGGATTTACAGACTGAAAAAATATTTCGGCACAAACAAGGATTTGACCTATGCCTTTTTGATTCCAAACAAGTTCCGGCTGAAAAAAAGTGAAATTATTGAATTCGTTCAGACGGAAACTGTGGCAGATTTTCTTGCGCTTGCAGCAAAAACTCCTTATGGAGGACTTTTCAGCGGCGGCGCAGAGGACGTTTTTTTAGGACACAGGTATAAAAATTTTGTATATAATCTTCACAGAAAGCTGCAGATGGAACATCCGTTTACGCTGACGACAGAGGTTTCCTATCTGCACTTTAAAGAACAGGAGATAAAAAATATTACGTCAATTGCCGAAGGGATCCGATACGGGCTTCCCCCGGACCGAATGAAACGTTATGTGGTCGGCTATTTAGGCGTGGAATAG
- a CDS encoding V-type ATP synthase subunit B, producing the protein MSVEYMGLSEIRGPLVVLDGVKDAFFEEIVEIKVNRKIRTGRIIEITGETVIVQVFENTDQFSLTNTRTRLLEKPLMMPLAKEILGRTFNGSGRPIDGLGDVFPEKQEDVNGKPINPVSRHYPRNFIQTGISSIDCLCTLIRGQKLPIFSGNGLPHDDLAVQIVRQAQLAEEDGTEFAVVFAAMGVKNDVADYFKRSFEESGVLDRVVMFLNLSNDPVAERIITPRAALTAAEYLAFEHNMHILVILTDMTAYAEALREISSSKGEIPSRKGFPGYLYSDLASLFERAGIINTSQGSVTQIPILTMPNDDITHPIPDLTGYITEGQIALDRGLNLKGIYPPVAILPSLSRLMKDGIGEGFTGEDHPDLSNQLFASYAKVQEVRSLASVIGEDELSAIDKEYLKFGNAFENQFLNQGKNENRTISATLSLGWQLLGLLPKEELDRVSPEILEKYYPKNA; encoded by the coding sequence ATGTCAGTTGAATATATGGGCCTGAGCGAAATTCGCGGCCCGCTTGTGGTGTTAGACGGCGTAAAAGACGCCTTCTTTGAAGAAATTGTTGAAATAAAGGTAAATAGGAAAATCCGTACGGGAAGAATCATTGAAATTACAGGTGAAACGGTGATTGTTCAGGTGTTTGAAAACACCGACCAGTTCTCGCTGACCAATACCAGAACACGGCTTTTGGAAAAACCTTTGATGATGCCTCTGGCCAAAGAAATTTTAGGCAGAACCTTTAACGGAAGCGGCAGACCCATCGACGGGCTGGGCGATGTGTTTCCGGAAAAACAGGAGGATGTAAACGGAAAGCCCATTAATCCGGTTTCAAGGCACTATCCCAGAAACTTTATTCAGACGGGCATTTCTTCTATTGACTGTCTATGCACCTTAATCCGCGGGCAAAAGCTGCCGATTTTTTCAGGCAACGGCCTGCCCCACGACGATTTGGCGGTGCAGATTGTGCGCCAGGCGCAGCTGGCGGAGGAGGACGGCACGGAATTTGCCGTAGTATTTGCGGCCATGGGCGTGAAAAACGACGTGGCGGACTATTTTAAGCGCTCTTTTGAAGAAAGCGGCGTGTTAGACAGGGTTGTTATGTTTTTAAACCTTTCCAACGACCCGGTGGCAGAGCGGATTATTACGCCCCGTGCGGCGCTTACCGCGGCGGAATATCTGGCGTTTGAGCATAATATGCACATTTTGGTTATTTTAACCGATATGACGGCATATGCCGAAGCCTTGCGTGAAATTTCGTCTTCAAAGGGCGAAATCCCTTCCAGAAAGGGCTTTCCGGGCTATCTTTACAGCGATTTGGCCTCCCTGTTTGAACGGGCGGGCATTATTAACACGTCTCAGGGTTCGGTTACGCAAATTCCCATTTTAACCATGCCCAACGACGATATTACCCACCCCATTCCCGACCTTACCGGATACATCACAGAGGGGCAGATTGCCTTAGACCGCGGGCTGAACCTAAAGGGAATCTATCCGCCGGTGGCAATTTTGCCGTCGCTTTCCCGTCTGATGAAGGACGGCATTGGAGAAGGCTTTACCGGAGAGGACCACCCGGATTTGTCAAACCAGTTGTTTGCGTCCTATGCCAAGGTGCAGGAGGTACGGTCTCTTGCTTCGGTTATCGGCGAAGATGAGCTTTCCGCCATTGACAAGGAATATTTAAAATTTGGAAACGCGTTTGAAAACCAGTTTTTAAACCAGGGCAAGAACGAAAACAGAACCATTTCCGCTACCCTCTCGTTAGGCTGGCAGCTTTTGGGACTTCTCCCCAAAGAGGAACTGGACAGAGTCAGCCCCGAGATTTTGGAAAAGTATTATCCCAAAAACGCGTAA
- a CDS encoding ATP synthase subunit C, protein MAIKIITAILVLSILVPFAVYFMGEKTYKKGKRCMLTNIATFFTTLAASTFMMFSGTVFAEGTAAAGIGTGAGLGYLAAGLATGLSSVGAGIAVAAAASTAIGAISEDPKLMGKSLIFVALAEGIALYGLLVSFSILARL, encoded by the coding sequence ATGGCTATTAAAATTATTACAGCAATCTTAGTGCTCAGTATTCTTGTTCCTTTCGCCGTGTACTTTATGGGAGAAAAGACTTATAAAAAGGGAAAACGGTGTATGCTGACGAATATTGCAACTTTTTTCACAACGCTTGCCGCTTCTACGTTTATGATGTTCTCCGGCACGGTTTTCGCTGAGGGCACAGCTGCCGCAGGTATCGGCACAGGCGCCGGCTTAGGCTACCTTGCCGCAGGTTTAGCCACCGGCCTTTCCTCTGTGGGTGCAGGCATTGCGGTTGCCGCCGCAGCTTCTACGGCCATCGGCGCCATCAGCGAAGACCCGAAGCTGATGGGTAAATCCTTAATTTTCGTTGCGCTGGCAGAAGGTATTGCGCTTTACGGCCTGTTGGTTTCGTTCAGTATTTTGGCAAGACTCTAA
- a CDS encoding V-type ATP synthase subunit I, with protein MSVEKMKLISVVGPIQEFDRVVSEHILSFDIHLENAVTLLNKTKGIYPFSEENEWNNYIAKTEEIFSSAGVDIPNGNDDGATLSEQAISDTIDTVLSELSDKQSAIAEMDKRIADCETNIQQLEHLLNLDVNLEDVFDFRFVKFRFGRMPKASYKKMLAYLNDIDAFFIEGSTDETYVYGVYFMPAASEEKIDAIFSSLYYERIMITGEASGKPDEAFAYFKQELETLRRKQENEKKNIAALIDGHLPDLAKVYLSLKKYSAAEGVKRLSAHTKESFYVMGWVSKRDLRAIEAKLDKEPKVMVVEEDPEIVNRSTPPIKLKNSRFFKPFELFIKMYGLPSYTEIDPTKIVALTYILMFGIMFGDVGHGFILAVGGFILYKVKKMDLAGIMAAAGAVSTVFGFIYGALFGNEEILRANPVTARFALLEPMKDINTILIGAVALGVVIILFSMTLGIINSFKRGEPGAALFGQNGIAGLVFYVSVLVLAVNMLMGKSAGLVPEILIAVTLIIIFLKEPLIKLSEGKKNWKPESVGEFLLESFFELFEIILSFATNTISYVRLGAFAMAHASMMSVVFIIGNMAGPGVGYAIVMILGNALVMGLEGLIVGIQALRLEFYEMFSRYYTGDGREFVSVKDSYALSVNKK; from the coding sequence TTGTCGGTTGAGAAAATGAAGCTCATCAGCGTGGTCGGTCCGATTCAGGAGTTTGACCGCGTCGTGTCGGAGCACATATTAAGCTTCGATATTCATTTGGAAAACGCCGTCACCCTTTTGAACAAAACGAAGGGGATTTATCCATTTTCAGAGGAGAACGAATGGAACAACTATATTGCGAAAACGGAAGAGATATTTTCCAGCGCGGGGGTTGACATTCCAAACGGCAATGATGATGGGGCAACGCTTTCCGAACAGGCCATCAGCGATACGATTGACACGGTTTTGTCGGAGCTTTCTGATAAACAGAGTGCAATCGCCGAAATGGACAAAAGAATTGCAGACTGCGAAACAAACATTCAGCAGCTGGAGCATCTGCTCAATTTGGACGTGAACTTAGAAGATGTGTTCGATTTCCGGTTCGTAAAGTTCCGGTTTGGCAGAATGCCCAAGGCAAGCTATAAAAAAATGCTGGCCTATTTAAACGATATTGACGCGTTCTTTATTGAGGGCAGCACAGACGAAACCTATGTCTACGGCGTATATTTCATGCCGGCGGCCAGCGAGGAGAAGATCGACGCAATTTTTTCATCGCTTTATTATGAAAGAATTATGATAACCGGCGAGGCAAGCGGAAAGCCAGACGAGGCGTTCGCCTACTTTAAACAGGAGCTGGAAACGCTGAGGCGAAAGCAGGAGAACGAGAAGAAAAACATAGCCGCTTTGATTGACGGCCACTTGCCCGACCTTGCAAAGGTCTATCTAAGTTTAAAAAAATATTCCGCGGCAGAGGGTGTGAAACGGCTTTCCGCCCATACAAAGGAATCGTTTTACGTCATGGGCTGGGTGTCGAAAAGGGACTTAAGGGCCATTGAGGCAAAACTGGACAAAGAGCCAAAAGTAATGGTAGTAGAGGAAGACCCGGAGATTGTAAACCGCTCTACCCCGCCGATTAAGCTGAAAAACAGCAGGTTTTTTAAGCCCTTTGAACTATTTATCAAAATGTATGGCCTGCCGTCGTACACCGAAATTGACCCCACAAAAATTGTTGCGCTGACCTATATTTTAATGTTCGGCATTATGTTTGGCGACGTGGGGCATGGATTCATTTTAGCCGTTGGCGGGTTTATTTTGTATAAGGTGAAAAAAATGGACCTTGCGGGCATTATGGCAGCCGCCGGTGCGGTTTCAACTGTTTTTGGATTTATTTACGGCGCGCTGTTCGGCAACGAAGAAATTTTGCGGGCCAACCCCGTAACCGCCCGTTTTGCATTGCTTGAACCCATGAAGGACATTAATACAATTCTAATCGGCGCAGTGGCGCTGGGCGTAGTTATTATTTTGTTTTCCATGACATTGGGCATTATCAACAGCTTTAAGCGGGGAGAACCCGGCGCCGCTCTGTTCGGCCAGAACGGCATTGCGGGACTGGTGTTTTATGTTTCCGTCCTGGTGCTGGCGGTAAACATGCTGATGGGAAAATCGGCTGGGCTGGTGCCTGAAATATTAATTGCTGTGACGCTTATCATCATTTTCTTAAAGGAGCCGCTTATTAAGCTTTCGGAGGGGAAAAAGAACTGGAAGCCGGAAAGCGTTGGGGAGTTTTTGTTAGAGTCGTTTTTCGAGTTGTTTGAAATTATCCTCTCCTTTGCAACAAACACCATTTCCTACGTCCGTCTCGGCGCTTTTGCAATGGCTCACGCCAGCATGATGAGCGTTGTGTTTATCATTGGAAACATGGCGGGTCCCGGCGTGGGATATGCAATTGTTATGATTTTGGGCAATGCCCTTGTAATGGGTCTTGAGGGCTTGATTGTTGGAATTCAGGCGCTGAGGCTTGAGTTTTATGAAATGTTCTCCCGTTACTACACCGGCGACGGCAGGGAGTTTGTCAGTGTGAAAGACAGCTATGCGCTGTCAGTCAATAAAAAGTAA
- a CDS encoding V-type ATP synthase subunit E, with protein MLSSEEKLQRFSESVYQDAQNQCNALIEEAKKKASAETDIFETECLEAAYKTIKKQMSVILRTANEKVSKAEIESKSALLLKREEIMKEVFTGVLQKISAWKQTKDYENYLLDAAEKAKNLGGENGITVYLTLSDAQFAPRIEEACGVKTVVSDTDDLIGGICVLVNNTNKVFDLSFAMRLSEAREEFLKSSGLTL; from the coding sequence ATGTTATCGTCCGAGGAAAAACTCCAGCGGTTTTCCGAATCGGTGTATCAAGATGCGCAAAACCAGTGTAACGCACTGATAGAAGAGGCGAAAAAAAAGGCTAGCGCCGAAACCGATATCTTTGAAACAGAATGCCTGGAGGCAGCTTATAAAACAATTAAAAAACAGATGTCGGTTATTTTAAGAACTGCAAACGAAAAGGTGTCGAAAGCAGAAATCGAGTCAAAAAGCGCCCTCCTTTTAAAACGTGAGGAAATTATGAAAGAAGTGTTTACAGGCGTGCTTCAAAAAATTTCCGCATGGAAACAGACAAAGGACTATGAAAATTACCTTTTAGACGCGGCAGAAAAAGCAAAGAATTTAGGCGGGGAAAACGGCATAACCGTGTACCTCACGTTATCCGACGCGCAGTTTGCGCCCCGGATTGAGGAGGCTTGCGGTGTGAAAACCGTTGTTTCCGACACAGACGATTTGATTGGCGGCATTTGTGTGTTGGTAAATAACACCAACAAGGTGTTTGACTTATCCTTTGCAATGAGACTCAGTGAGGCCAGGGAGGAGTTTTTAAAATCCAGCGGGCTGACGCTTTAA
- a CDS encoding V-type ATP synthase subunit D, producing the protein MDITLFPTKGNLMLAQNTLALSKQGYELLDKKRNILMREMMALIDKAKALHSRIEVIFSDAYRALESANVSIGINTVEDIGFAIPVDENIKIKFRSVMGVELPVVSKKESETAPMYGLAMTNSALDEAVAKFMKVKELTLELAEIETSVYRLAVNIGKTQKRANSLKNIMIPKYEGIVKNIQDVLDEKEREEFSRLKIIKKQKENRME; encoded by the coding sequence ATGGATATTACATTGTTTCCCACAAAAGGAAACCTCATGCTGGCGCAGAATACTTTAGCGCTGTCTAAGCAGGGGTATGAGCTTTTGGATAAAAAACGAAATATACTCATGCGCGAAATGATGGCCTTAATTGACAAAGCAAAGGCGCTTCATTCCCGAATTGAAGTTATTTTTTCCGACGCATACCGCGCATTGGAATCCGCCAACGTGTCTATTGGCATTAACACCGTTGAGGACATAGGCTTCGCCATTCCGGTGGACGAGAACATTAAAATTAAGTTCAGAAGCGTTATGGGCGTGGAGCTTCCCGTGGTTTCTAAAAAGGAAAGCGAAACGGCGCCCATGTATGGGCTTGCCATGACCAATTCCGCCTTAGACGAGGCTGTGGCAAAGTTTATGAAGGTGAAAGAACTGACGCTGGAGCTGGCAGAAATTGAAACCTCGGTTTACCGGCTGGCGGTGAACATTGGAAAAACCCAAAAGCGGGCAAACTCGTTAAAAAATATTATGATTCCCAAGTATGAGGGAATCGTGAAAAACATTCAGGACGTGCTGGACGAAAAGGAGCGCGAGGAGTTTTCCCGCCTGAAAATTATAAAAAAACAAAAAGAAAATAGAATGGAGTAA
- a CDS encoding V-type ATP synthase subunit F, which translates to MKLYLLSDNVDTLTGMRLAGVDGIVAHTADEVLSAMKHVLEDSSIGILLVTKKLYLEFSEKLLEILAEHSTPLIVQIPDRHGAEGSGNAIAAYIKEATGIQI; encoded by the coding sequence ATGAAACTATATCTGTTAAGCGACAATGTTGATACGTTAACCGGCATGAGACTAGCCGGCGTGGACGGCATTGTGGCTCACACGGCAGACGAGGTGCTCTCTGCCATGAAACATGTGTTAGAAGACAGCAGTATCGGCATTTTGCTGGTTACAAAAAAATTGTATTTGGAATTCAGCGAAAAATTATTGGAAATATTGGCGGAGCACTCCACTCCGCTCATTGTGCAAATCCCGGACCGTCACGGGGCCGAGGGCAGCGGGAACGCAATCGCCGCCTACATAAAGGAAGCGACGGGAATTCAAATTTAA
- a CDS encoding right-handed parallel beta-helix repeat-containing protein, which yields MYKLYVSNSGNDNNPGTIEQPVKTLERAKELVKMLKKDSDITVFIRGGRYFFKESLTFDEGDSGTASCKISYQAYENETVYFDGGAVLDAKRAVPVKDEEIRNRIINKSALNNILELDLSGVISEFADYGTRGFRRPYVPAQNELFIDGESYDTARYPNKGEKEIPLKTVIDSGSSPCDKEFDMRPATFVYEDSRCDLWGKAKNFYISGIFNWCFADDTMKIAKIDTEAKTMTTELPHLPSMVARDYTSWYAVNLLEEIDVPGEYYVDRETKKVYFYPKKDITNSLIQISVLAEPMVVMENTSFIEFDGIVFENARGTGVYIERGQNCAVRNSVFRNLGMVAVQIGRGATPLPEGRHTAHGEFDKGVNPPEGASRIIGSWHEMLYQYAAWNNEGGKNHGVVNCEIYNCGTGGIMLGGGDRKSLTPANNYVENCEIHDVNRLDQTYKAGINISGVGNRIANCEIYDLPGFAIYLHGNDHIIEYNKIHDVVKNVADAGAIYMGRDLSEVGNVIRYNFIYNITGLDTEANGVCAVYFDDFCSFNAVYENYFYNIKQKKTISPFGVVFWNCGGQSSVNNNIFLDCTLALSPKDSGMRGVHKMLQSDALQYKRVATKDKDDFSGVDVTSEVYRRKYPYVYEMFIGTYQDNPVIWSNIIINGNYEPFKDIQNLDLTLKDDRLSVYQYRYVYDILMGVEEDIVSFHIVDFNKIGRK from the coding sequence ATGTATAAACTTTATGTTTCAAATTCAGGAAACGACAATAACCCCGGCACCATTGAGCAGCCGGTGAAAACCTTGGAAAGGGCCAAAGAACTTGTAAAAATGTTAAAAAAGGACAGTGACATTACCGTTTTTATCCGCGGGGGACGATATTTTTTTAAAGAGTCCCTCACGTTTGACGAGGGCGACAGCGGAACTGCGTCCTGCAAAATCTCATATCAGGCATACGAAAACGAAACGGTATATTTTGACGGCGGCGCTGTGTTAGACGCAAAGCGGGCGGTGCCTGTGAAGGATGAAGAAATTAGAAACAGGATTATTAATAAAAGCGCGTTAAACAACATTTTGGAGCTGGATTTGTCCGGCGTAATCAGCGAGTTTGCTGACTACGGCACACGGGGGTTCCGGCGCCCTTACGTTCCTGCGCAAAACGAGCTGTTTATTGACGGGGAAAGCTACGATACGGCAAGATATCCCAATAAGGGCGAGAAGGAAATCCCCCTTAAAACGGTAATTGACAGCGGCAGCAGCCCGTGTGACAAGGAATTTGACATGCGTCCCGCTACTTTTGTTTATGAAGACAGCCGGTGCGATTTATGGGGGAAAGCCAAAAACTTTTATATTTCCGGCATTTTTAACTGGTGCTTTGCAGACGATACCATGAAAATTGCAAAAATTGATACGGAAGCAAAGACCATGACAACTGAGCTGCCTCACCTTCCCAGCATGGTGGCGCGGGACTACACCAGCTGGTATGCAGTAAATTTGTTGGAGGAAATTGATGTTCCCGGTGAATATTATGTTGACAGGGAAACGAAAAAGGTGTATTTTTATCCCAAAAAGGACATTACCAATTCCTTAATTCAAATTTCCGTGCTGGCAGAACCAATGGTGGTGATGGAAAACACATCGTTCATTGAATTTGACGGAATTGTGTTTGAAAACGCCCGGGGCACTGGCGTTTACATAGAGCGGGGCCAGAACTGCGCAGTCCGCAATTCGGTATTCAGAAATTTGGGCATGGTTGCGGTGCAGATTGGCCGGGGCGCAACCCCGCTTCCCGAAGGGCGCCACACCGCCCACGGTGAATTTGACAAAGGCGTAAATCCGCCTGAGGGCGCAAGCCGCATCATCGGTTCGTGGCACGAAATGCTTTACCAGTATGCGGCGTGGAACAACGAGGGCGGTAAAAACCACGGCGTGGTGAACTGTGAAATTTATAACTGCGGAACCGGCGGAATTATGCTTGGCGGCGGTGACAGAAAAAGCCTCACCCCTGCAAACAATTATGTTGAAAACTGCGAAATTCACGATGTAAACCGGTTAGACCAAACCTATAAGGCGGGCATTAATATCTCCGGCGTGGGAAACCGTATTGCAAACTGCGAAATTTACGATTTGCCGGGCTTCGCCATTTATCTTCACGGAAACGATCATATCATTGAATACAACAAAATTCATGATGTTGTGAAAAACGTTGCAGATGCCGGCGCAATTTATATGGGGCGGGATTTGAGCGAGGTTGGAAACGTTATCAGATATAACTTTATTTATAACATTACCGGCCTTGACACAGAGGCAAACGGCGTTTGCGCGGTCTATTTTGATGATTTCTGCTCGTTTAATGCGGTGTATGAAAATTATTTTTATAATATCAAGCAAAAAAAGACCATTTCCCCCTTCGGCGTTGTGTTCTGGAACTGCGGGGGTCAGTCGTCGGTAAACAATAATATTTTTTTAGACTGCACGCTGGCGCTGTCGCCGAAAGACAGCGGTATGCGCGGCGTTCACAAAATGCTGCAAAGCGATGCGCTGCAATACAAGCGTGTGGCCACCAAGGACAAAGACGATTTTTCGGGCGTTGATGTGACAAGCGAGGTTTATCGGCGCAAATATCCGTATGTATATGAGATGTTTATAGGAACCTATCAGGATAATCCTGTGATTTGGAGCAACATCATCATCAACGGTAATTACGAGCCGTTTAAAGACATTCAAAATCTTGATTTGACGTTAAAAGACGACAGGCTGAGTGTTTATCAGTATCGCTATGTTTACGATATTTTAATGGGCGTAGAGGAAGACATTGTGTCTTTTCACATTGTTGACTTTAATAAAATCGGCAGGAAATAA
- a CDS encoding V-type ATP synthase subunit A: METAKGYIYGINGPVVKVSGSPDFGMLQMVKVGNEGLIGEVIRIDKEHTIVQVYESTTGLAPGEPVVSTGVPMSVTLAPGLVGNIFDGIERPLKVLEEKSGAFIERGLNISAVDMERQWDTEICVQKGDNVSAGTIIAKVPETTLIIHKIMVPNGVTGKIIKTAESGKHAVCDVLAVIEDAGGKQTELTMCQTWPIRTARPSKERKPISKPLITGQRVIDTLLPVAKGGTAAVPGGFGTGKTMTQHQLAKWCDADLIVYIGCGERGNEMTQVLQDFSKLIDPKSGKPLMDRTILIANTSNMPVAAREASIYTGITIAEYFRDMGYHVAIMADSTSRWAEALREISGRLEEMPAEEGFPAYLSSRLSGFYERAGYVENLNGTEGSVTIIGAVSPQGGDFSEPVTQNTKRFVRCFWALDKQLAYARHYPAINWLTSYSEYLSDLSQWYEDNVDERFLEYRSRLAAILQDESKLMEIVKLIGSDVLHDEQKLVLEVAKTIRLGILQQNAFHKDDTYVPLEKQFDMMELVLYLNDKAKEVVSKQIPFSRLTETHIFEDVIRMKYDIANNELYKFDEYKQKIDDICRRVVKENI; the protein is encoded by the coding sequence TTGGAAACAGCGAAAGGCTATATATATGGAATTAACGGTCCTGTGGTAAAGGTTTCCGGAAGTCCGGACTTCGGAATGCTTCAAATGGTGAAAGTGGGAAACGAAGGGCTAATCGGAGAGGTTATCAGGATTGACAAAGAACATACAATCGTTCAGGTTTACGAGTCCACAACGGGTCTCGCCCCGGGCGAGCCGGTTGTGTCAACCGGAGTTCCCATGTCCGTAACCCTTGCTCCGGGCTTAGTGGGCAACATTTTTGACGGAATTGAACGTCCCCTAAAGGTGCTGGAAGAGAAAAGCGGCGCGTTTATTGAGCGCGGTTTAAACATCTCTGCGGTAGACATGGAGCGGCAGTGGGACACAGAAATTTGTGTGCAAAAAGGTGACAACGTGTCCGCCGGCACAATAATTGCAAAGGTTCCGGAAACCACACTGATTATCCACAAAATTATGGTGCCGAACGGCGTGACCGGCAAGATAATCAAAACGGCGGAGAGCGGAAAACATGCGGTTTGTGATGTTTTGGCCGTAATTGAAGACGCCGGCGGAAAACAAACAGAGCTTACCATGTGCCAAACGTGGCCCATCCGAACGGCGCGGCCGTCTAAGGAACGTAAGCCCATTTCAAAGCCGTTAATTACGGGACAGAGAGTAATCGACACGCTGCTTCCGGTGGCAAAGGGCGGAACGGCGGCAGTGCCCGGCGGATTTGGAACAGGAAAAACCATGACTCAGCACCAGCTTGCAAAGTGGTGCGACGCGGACTTGATTGTGTACATTGGCTGCGGCGAGCGCGGAAATGAAATGACCCAGGTGCTGCAGGACTTTTCAAAGCTCATTGACCCAAAATCTGGAAAACCGTTGATGGACAGAACCATTTTAATTGCCAACACCTCCAACATGCCGGTTGCGGCCCGTGAGGCGTCTATCTACACGGGTATCACCATTGCGGAATACTTCCGGGACATGGGTTACCACGTGGCTATTATGGCAGACTCTACCTCCCGCTGGGCAGAAGCCCTGCGTGAAATTTCCGGCAGACTGGAAGAAATGCCGGCAGAGGAGGGCTTCCCGGCGTATCTTTCCTCCCGGCTTTCCGGTTTTTACGAGCGGGCGGGCTATGTGGAAAACTTAAATGGAACCGAAGGATCTGTTACCATTATCGGTGCGGTTTCGCCCCAGGGCGGCGACTTTTCCGAGCCGGTTACCCAAAACACCAAGCGGTTTGTGCGCTGTTTTTGGGCTTTAGACAAACAGCTTGCTTACGCGCGGCACTATCCGGCCATTAATTGGCTCACCAGCTACAGCGAGTATTTAAGCGACCTATCACAGTGGTATGAGGATAACGTAGACGAACGGTTTTTAGAATACAGAAGCCGCCTGGCAGCCATTTTGCAGGACGAAAGCAAGCTGATGGAAATTGTAAAGCTCATTGGCTCAGACGTGCTGCACGACGAGCAGAAGCTGGTTTTAGAGGTTGCAAAAACCATTCGTCTGGGCATTTTGCAGCAGAATGCGTTTCATAAAGACGACACCTATGTGCCTTTAGAGAAACAGTTTGATATGATGGAGCTTGTTCTCTACCTAAACGATAAGGCGAAAGAGGTTGTGTCGAAACAAATTCCGTTTTCACGCCTCACGGAAACCCACATTTTTGAGGACGTGATTCGAATGAAATATGACATTGCCAACAATGAGCTCTATAAATTCGATGAGTATAAGCAGAAAATTGACGACATTTGCCGGCGCGTCGTGAAAGAAAATATATAA